TTATTTTAAGACAGGACCTCGCTAAGTTGCCCAGGCATTGGTTGGACttacttgcaatcctcctgcctcagcctgctgagttGCTGGGATAATAGGCCTGCCCCACCAGACCCAACTACTTTCCATGTTTGGTTGTGATAAAACGCGCATCTTCTAAGATCTCCTGTCTTTGCCATTCTCAAGTAGTCAGTCCAGCTGCATGAAGTAGGGGCATAGTGTGAAACCCAGCCCTAAAACTCACCCTTAGgcaactgtcctctgaccccactcAACTGGCAACcaccatctttctttttattcctatGTTCAACCCTTAAGCATCTTCTATaacaggatttattttttaaatagccaTAAGTAACCTACAGTAGGGAAGGGATCCATTCTGGCTTTAGTGAGCAGCTAAAGAGTGTGATCTTTTATCCATTCACTTATTCATGACCCAGAATGTTCGATGTGTGACAGACAGTATTGCACTTGCTAGGTGTGTGGCCATtgctaccccccccccatctacaGAGGAAGTCAAAGTTTTTTCTCTCGGCTTTCCCCTCAGCCTGCAGGGTTCTTTGCCTCTTATCTACCCCACATTTATGTGAGCTCACATGCAATCGCCTTTCAAAAGCCTTACCAGGCTGTCGAGTCCTTCTCTGTTGATGCCTTATTGCAAACTTAGTTACTTCCCTAAATGTACTTGTTTATGCCTAAGCTACCTAAGGTGAGACacattctcctctcccctctcccccacccaccctcgcGCCACATTCCCAGTCCCCAGCACAGTAGAGGCAGGTATGTgcttggtgttttgttgcagACTGGGTGTCTGCACTTTTGTTTGCTTACATCATTATATAGCCCCTTAGAACATCGAGATGATTGTATCACACTGGTTTAAGTAGATCAATACAGTGCCCTTAAGACTTGCTCATGTGACCCATGCCTGGCCCCTGTGCTCCAAGCAAGCCTAAAAACAGCCTCTTGTAGTCTTCACTGACTTCCTGAAAGTAAGAAGAAATAAACCAAGCCTTCCGAGCAACATGGTTTGTTTGAGGATAATTTATAAGGTTTCGCTTGTACTCCATCCGTACAGTCCTTTAGACTGAACTATTAGCCTAGCATCTGGGACGCTCCATGCAGGGCTGAAGGAAGGAATCCTAGCCTAAGAAGAGATGGCAATTAGAGTGCAATGAGCTGTTTAGAGCATGGGAGATGAAGATGGCtatttagataaaataaaagggaagTGAATGTTTAAAATTCATCAGCATGGGGCAAAATCAGAGGCTGGTTTGAGTGTCTGGACCAGTAGAATAGTTTGACTTCGAAGGAACAGTCTGAGTGGTAAAACGTGTTGCTTATGGGATATCCAGTGCCAGGGGCCTTCCCCAGTGAGGGTCCAAGCTAACGGGGCAGTCAGCCTGAGGAGGTGATAAGGAGTGGGCAAGGGGAGGAGTCAGGCCAGAGTGTGCAGGGTGATTAGCAACCAGGCGCTTTATTTCTGCAGGTCTCATAGATCAAAGACTAATGATTATCCAGGTGCTACAGAATATGCAATTGATTTTTTCATTACATGTCCAGGGTTCCAAGttacaattagaaaatacaaacaggacagattttgtttttatcattagcCCTATAACTCCAATTTAAAGAATCTAAAATATGTCACCCCCAAAGCAAATGCATACATTATGTGACAGCCTGCTTTTAGGCTAGGGGTGTCTGTTGTTTTAAGGTGCTCCAGACAAACAAAATACCTGAACTGGTTTTCTAAAGACTATCAAACACTAAACACCTAGATTCTTTTACTAAATATGTCATCATCCATGCTATAAAGTAAGAAGAGGTTATTTTAGTCAATGTATCTTAtttcctgagttctattcctccAGGGGTATATCTTGTATGACTTCCCTTtctttaaactacattttcagagagctctaaacctataataaaaagaaaccttgAGTATGTAACCTATTCTCCAAAATGGAGTTTATCAGTTGTGTCTATTTACCCTGCACCAACTATACTGTTTGAGTTTGCTCAGGGGCTGATGCCCCAAGAAGCttcctggagaaatggcttcatCTAGCAGTGTGCTTATCCATGCTTAGTGATCTCCAGGGCAGAAGGTGGACTTGCAAAATGGTAGCCACATAGAGTTAAATTTATGATTTTCCTAAAAAGACTCAGATATAATCTTTCCcaggaaaagacataaaatgaatcataTTGCAGAAAGTCCCCAAGAATGCAGCACACAGAGACCAAACCCCAAAAGCTGGAGATAGAAGGGCAGGGGTAGCAACCACGCATTGTTGCTAGAACTGTACCAGGCTTCTGTGTTGGCTTCAGGTCTCTTGACATTTCCAGGGGATACATCTGTGCCAGTCCaggaaaatgaagttttaaaaacacaatggAAATTCATATTTGTGGCCTTTACACCAGGTTGATGACAAAGACCTAAAATGTCTCCTGTGATGAATACAGCTCAGGGAACCAAGAATTCCACAACGATATTAggtagaggatatatatatatccgtgttttttgcctccatgtatgtactGTGAGGACTGGGGAGCCTCCTACAGGTCCTCTGGTGTTACCAACAATGTTAAGTGGcataggaagagaaaggaaaggaagtttgAGGAGATAAATTACCTGACTCCAACAACAGCCATCAGATCCACACACTGTAGTCTTCAAGGTCCCAGTACTTCGTCCCACAATAAAGTTTCTGTAGAGCAGACTTCATATCTTTGTTCCTCAGACAATAGACAACTGGATTCAGAGATGGTGTGACAAGAGAATAGAAAATAGATGCTAGGTGACCCAGTGTCGGGGAGTACTGAGAGGCGGACCTCAGATACACAAAGCTTCCAGTTCCATAAAACAAGATGACTGTGGTCATGTAAGAGGAGCAGGTAGAGAAGGTTTTCCACCTGCCTTCCACTGAGGAGATGCGAAGAACTGTGGCCACAATGCCAATATAGGAGACCACTGCGAGGGCGAAGGAGCTCATGACAGCGCAGATGCTCACAACAAAGCCCACCTCCTCACTGAGATGGTAGTCAGTGCAGGACAGTCTCATGACTGGAGGGATGTCACAGAAGAAGATCAACCACATAGGGTCCACAGTAGGGGAGGGAGAAGGTGTTGAATGTGTGGAAGGCTGAGtagatggccccacccacccaggcagtgaccaccaatgcagagcaATATTTCTGGCTCATGATGGTTCCATAGAGCAGTGGTCTGAGAATGGCCAGGCACCGGTCATAAGCCATGGCTGTGAGCAGAAAGCATTCAGAAGAAGAGAATGTGAGAAATATGTAGAGCTGTGNNNNNNNNNNNNNNNNNNNNNNNNNNNNNNNNNNNNNNNNNNNNNNNNNNNNNNNNNNNNNNNNNNNNNNNNNNNNNNNNNNNNNNNNNNNNNNNNNNNNNNNNNNNNNNNNNNNNNNNNNNNNNNNNNNNNNNNNNNNNNNNNNNNNNNNNNNNNNNNNNNNNNNNNNNNNNNNNNNNNNNNNNNNNNNNNNNNNNNNNNNNNNNNNNNNNNNNNNNNNNNNNNNNNNNNNNNNNNNNNNNNNNNNNNNNNNNNNNNNNNNNNNNNNNNNNNNNNNNNNNNNNNNNNNNNNNNNNNNNNNNNNNNNNNNNNNNNNNNNNNNNNNNNNNNNNNNNNNNNNNNNNNNNNNNNNNNNNNNNNNNNNNNNNNNNNNNNNNNNNNNNNNNNNNNNNNNNNNNNNNNNNNNNNNNNNNNNNNNNNNNNNNNNNNNNNNNNNNNNNNNNNNNNNNNNNNNNNNNNNNNNNNNNNNNNNNNNNNNNNNNNNNNNNNNNNNNNNNNNNNNNNNNNNNNNNNNNNNNNNNNNNNNNNNNNNNNNNNNNNNNNNNNNNNNNNNNNNNNNNNNNNNNNNNNNNNNNNNNNNNNNNNNNNNNNNNNNNNNNNNNNNNNNNNNNNNNNNNNNNNNNNNNNNNNNNNNNNNNNNNNNNNNNNNNNNNNNNNNNNNNNNNNNNNNNNNNNNNNNNNNNNNNNNNNNNNNNNNNNNNNNNNNNNNNNNNNNNNNNNNNNNNNNNNNNNNNNNNNNNNNNNNNNNNNNNNNNNNNNNNNNNNNNNNNNNNNNNNNNNNNNNNNNNNNNNNNNNNNNNNNNNNNNNNNNNNNNNNNNNNNNNNNNNNNNNNNNNNNNNNNNNNNNNNNNNNNNNNNNNNNNNNNNNNNNNNNNNNNNNNNNNNNNNNNNNNNNNNNNNNNNNNNNNNNNNNNNNNNNNNNNNNNNNNNNNNNNNNNNNNNNNNNNNNNNNNNNNNNNNNNNNNNNNNNNNNNNNNNNNNNNNNNNNNNNNNNNNNNNNNNNNNNNNNNNNNNNNNNNNNNNNNNNNNNNNNNNNNNNNNNNNNNNNNNNNNNNNNNNNNNNNNNNNNNNNNNNNNNNNNNNNNNNNNNNNNNNNNNNNNNNNNNNNNNNNNNNNNNNNNNNNNNNNNNNNNNNNNNNNNNNNNNNNNNNNNNNNNNNNNNNNNNNNNNNNNNNNNNNNNNNNNNNNNNNNNNNNNNNNNNNNNNNNNNNNNNNNNNNNNNNNNNNNNNNNNNNNNNNNNNNNNNNNNNNNNNNNNNNNNNNNNNNNNNNNNNNNNNNNNNNNNNNNNNNNNNNNNNNNNNNNNNNNNNNNNNNNNNNNNNNNNNNNNNNNNNNNNNNNNNNNNNNNNNNNNNNNNNNNNNNNNNNNNNNNNNNNNNNNNNNNNNNNNNNNNNNNNNNNNNNNNNNNNNNNNNNNNNNNNNNNNNNNNNNNNNNNNNNNNNNNNNNNNNNNNNNNNNNNNNNNNNNNNNNNNNNNNNNNNNNNNNNNNNNNNNNNNNNNNNNNNNNNNNNNNNNNNNNNNNNNNNNNNNNNNNNNNNNNNNNNNNNNNNNNNNNNNNNNNNNNNNNNNNNNNNNNNNNNNNNNNNNNNNNNNNNNNNNNNNNNNNNNNNNNNNNNNNNNNNNNNNNNNNNNNNNNNNNNNNNNNNNNNNNNNNNNNNNNNNNNNNNNNNNNNNNNNNNNNNNNNNNNNNNNNNNNNNNNNNNNNNNNNNNNNNNNNNNNNNNNNNNNNNNNNNNNNNNNNNNNNNNNNNNNNNNNNNNNNNNNNNNNNNNNNNNNNNNNNNNNNNNNNNNNNNNNNNNNNNNNNNNNNNNNNNNNNNNNNNNNNNNNNNNNNNNNNNNNNNNNNNNNNNNNNNNNNNNNNNNNNNNNNNNNNNNNNNNNNNNNNNNNNNNNNNNNNNNNNNNNNNNNNNNNNNNNNNNNNNNNNNNNNNNNNNNNNNNNNNNNNNNNNNNNNNNNNNNNNNNNNNNNNNNNNNNNNNNNNNNNNNNNNNNNNNNNNNNNNNNNNNNNNNNNNNNNNNNNNNNNNNNNNNNNNNNNNNNNNNNNNNN
This sequence is a window from Mus pahari chromosome 14, PAHARI_EIJ_v1.1, whole genome shotgun sequence. Protein-coding genes within it:
- the LOC110331132 gene encoding LOW QUALITY PROTEIN: olfactory receptor 1019-like (The sequence of the model RefSeq protein was modified relative to this genomic sequence to represent the inferred CDS: inserted 2 bases in 1 codon) is translated as MALRALRLDQQAAGRQNLQVKYFEDSSLKITPKEKLSKNENEIIADENWSVKEELANRSLDRPFHSIQQITDEVDVQVGQLKAFDLGLGVGTGVVTVVSCLTQLYIFLTFSSSECFLLTAMAYDRCLAILRPLLYGTIMSQKYCSALVVTAWVGGAIYSAFHTFNTFSLPYCGPYVVDXFFCDIPPVMRLSCTDYHLSEEVGFVVSICAVMSSFALAVVSYIGIVATVLRISSVEGRWKTFSTCSSYMTTVILFYGTGSFVYLRSASQYSPTLGHLASIFYSLVTPSLNPVVYCLRNKDMKSALQKLYCGTKYWDLEDYSVWI